A genomic window from Aminivibrio sp. includes:
- a CDS encoding LptF/LptG family permease encodes MAGKGRTFGLLDRYILKELSGSFLFGVTAFTMVFVAGDLLFQAANLMIEQGVSLSLVTRLFVYRLPEVVAMTLPMASLLSSLLTFSRLSTNSELVALKAAGIPFHRILRPVFIASILVGIVALVGNETLVPFSNRAAENLMKFEVMREKPSMLKEKVFLREESGGVLRRVIYLDQLKAREGTMKDVIIQEFEGGRLSRISLADNGIWGDGEWWLRDGQVFEVTPEGRVNPLLRFERQKLQLNLTPAQVEKASRKPSEMSSVELLAQIALLSKEGRNLAPLKVMFHLRLALPWASVVLAVLGASLGVRSSRAGPGIGFGLSVLIVFAYYVTMSFSRALGEAGYLFPAIAAWIPNVVFLLVGGYFARRANG; translated from the coding sequence GTGGCGGGAAAAGGCAGAACCTTCGGGCTTCTCGACAGGTACATTCTGAAGGAGCTTTCAGGCTCCTTTCTTTTCGGCGTCACGGCCTTCACCATGGTCTTCGTGGCGGGCGACCTGCTCTTCCAGGCGGCGAACCTCATGATCGAACAGGGGGTCTCCCTTTCGCTGGTGACGCGGCTCTTTGTCTACCGTCTCCCCGAGGTCGTGGCCATGACCCTTCCCATGGCGAGCCTCCTGTCGTCCCTGCTCACCTTCAGCCGCCTGTCCACGAACAGCGAGCTGGTGGCCCTGAAAGCGGCGGGCATCCCCTTCCACCGCATTCTCCGTCCCGTCTTCATCGCCTCCATCCTGGTGGGGATCGTGGCCCTCGTGGGCAACGAAACCCTGGTCCCCTTCTCCAACAGGGCCGCTGAAAACCTCATGAAGTTCGAGGTCATGCGGGAGAAGCCCTCCATGCTCAAGGAAAAGGTCTTCCTCCGGGAGGAAAGCGGGGGCGTGCTCCGCCGGGTGATCTACCTTGACCAGCTCAAGGCCAGGGAGGGCACCATGAAGGACGTGATCATCCAGGAGTTCGAGGGGGGACGCCTCAGCCGCATCTCCCTGGCCGACAACGGAATATGGGGCGACGGAGAATGGTGGCTCCGGGACGGACAGGTCTTCGAAGTCACCCCGGAAGGCAGGGTCAACCCCCTTCTCCGGTTCGAGCGGCAGAAGCTCCAGCTGAACCTGACCCCGGCCCAGGTGGAAAAGGCTTCCAGAAAGCCCTCGGAGATGAGCTCCGTGGAACTTCTGGCCCAGATTGCCCTTCTGTCGAAGGAAGGGCGGAACCTGGCTCCCCTCAAGGTGATGTTCCATCTCCGCCTTGCCCTTCCCTGGGCAAGCGTTGTGCTTGCCGTGCTCGGCGCCAGCCTCGGCGTCCGCTCAAGCAGGGCGGGGCCGGGGATCGGATTCGGTCTCAGCGTCCTCATCGTCTTCGCCTATTACGTCACCATGTCCTTCAGCCGTGCCCTGGGCGAGGCGGGATACCTCTTCCCGGCCATAGCCGCCTGGATTCCCAACGTGGTCTTTCTCCTCGTGGGAGGATACTTCGCCCGCCGGGCAAACGGCTGA
- a CDS encoding HAD family hydrolase — MTIRLLALDVDGTLTDGGVYMDGEGAEFKRFDIRDGMGIARLRKAGVEIALISGRHSEATEQRARDLGITRLCNGVADKMAVLSAIVEELGITFAETAFMGDDVNDVECLRAAGLAVVPADGVPEARAAADYVTFSPAGRGAVREAAELILAGNGGQ, encoded by the coding sequence ATGACGATCAGGCTCCTGGCGCTTGATGTGGACGGAACTCTCACCGACGGCGGCGTCTACATGGACGGCGAAGGGGCCGAGTTCAAGCGGTTCGACATCCGGGACGGCATGGGGATCGCCCGTCTCAGAAAAGCCGGTGTGGAGATCGCCCTGATCAGCGGAAGGCATTCGGAGGCCACGGAGCAGCGGGCCCGGGATCTCGGCATCACCCGGCTCTGCAACGGCGTGGCCGACAAGATGGCCGTCCTGTCGGCCATCGTGGAGGAATTAGGGATCACATTTGCCGAGACGGCCTTTATGGGGGATGACGTGAACGACGTGGAATGCCTCCGGGCGGCCGGTCTGGCTGTGGTTCCGGCGGACGGCGTGCCCGAGGCCAGGGCCGCCGCGGATTACGTGACTTTTTCCCCGGCGGGGAGAGGGGCGGTCCGTGAGGCCGCCGAACTCATCCTCGCCGGAAACGGAGGGCAGTGA
- a CDS encoding UDP-3-O-acyl-N-acetylglucosamine deacetylase has protein sequence MEYRLLTREIVFSGKGLHTGEDCRATLSPGRSGEGVTVGRGGEAFPLAGCTFSGTGRGTEVFLPGGQSVKTPEHLFAALYGLGIWSVRISAEGPEVPALDGCSAAFAEALLAGSRPVAEGEEQPEPFALSTPIAVEDSARNALVFAFPSGELSLSYVITYEGTPIGTQAADFRLSPGSFGAFLAPSRTFALASEVQSLLDRGLAKGGSPENAVVVGETSVSAAGGLRFPDEFVRHKILDLLGDLYLLGCPLRARVVALRAGHALHCRLAENLLFLSCSRHFPKKETNHV, from the coding sequence ATGGAGTACCGTCTGCTCACCAGGGAGATTGTTTTTTCCGGAAAGGGACTCCACACGGGAGAAGACTGCCGCGCGACCTTGTCGCCCGGCCGTTCCGGGGAAGGGGTGACGGTGGGCCGGGGGGGGGAAGCTTTCCCTCTCGCCGGTTGCACTTTCTCCGGTACAGGGCGGGGGACGGAAGTCTTCCTTCCCGGCGGCCAGTCCGTCAAGACCCCGGAGCATCTTTTTGCCGCCCTCTACGGCCTCGGCATCTGGTCTGTCCGCATTTCGGCGGAAGGACCGGAGGTTCCCGCCCTGGACGGCTGTTCCGCCGCCTTCGCGGAGGCCCTCCTGGCAGGATCACGGCCGGTAGCGGAAGGGGAAGAACAGCCGGAACCTTTTGCCCTTTCCACCCCCATCGCCGTCGAAGATTCGGCCCGCAACGCCCTGGTGTTCGCCTTCCCTTCCGGCGAGCTGTCCCTTTCTTACGTCATTACCTACGAAGGCACTCCCATAGGGACCCAGGCGGCAGACTTCCGACTTTCTCCGGGAAGCTTCGGTGCCTTTCTTGCCCCTTCCCGCACCTTCGCCCTCGCATCGGAAGTACAGTCCCTTCTCGACCGGGGGCTGGCGAAAGGGGGAAGCCCGGAAAACGCCGTGGTGGTGGGAGAAACATCCGTTTCCGCCGCCGGAGGGCTTCGGTTCCCCGATGAATTCGTCCGCCACAAGATTCTCGACCTCCTGGGCGATCTCTACCTTCTCGGCTGCCCTCTCCGGGCCCGGGTGGTCGCCCTGCGGGCCGGTCACGCCCTGCACTGCCGCCTCGCAGAGAACCTGTTGTTTCTGTCCTGTTCCAGACATTTCCCAAAAAAGGAGACGAACCATGTTTGA
- a CDS encoding LpxI family protein, giving the protein MKNMSGSAALIAGEGVLPEETARQMVGAGMDVTVYSFTGGAEDRFPFLPKDRVLSLLSLPGCEGKLSLQALLADLRTRGILSVCMAGLIPKTIMYGDGTADSSLLGMLSPGTNDDHSLLGRIVAAFESFGLQVLPYAGFVGESLAAEGFLAGREPSDNEREDVSCGKRILSVTLPLSFGQSVVVARGAVVAVEAMEGTDEMIRRAGKLLSGAPGVVVKMMRPDQDIRFDLPTVGTGTLRAMSAAGLTCLAVEAGRAIILDRPGFASLAESLSIAVEGITP; this is encoded by the coding sequence ATGAAAAACATGTCAGGCTCCGCCGCCCTCATCGCCGGAGAAGGCGTCCTTCCTGAAGAAACCGCCCGGCAGATGGTCGGAGCCGGGATGGACGTCACAGTCTATTCCTTCACGGGCGGAGCGGAGGACCGGTTCCCCTTCCTTCCGAAGGACCGGGTGCTTTCCCTGCTCTCCCTCCCCGGATGTGAAGGGAAGCTGAGTCTTCAGGCCCTCCTCGCCGACCTCAGGACCAGGGGTATACTGTCCGTCTGCATGGCGGGGCTCATCCCCAAGACCATCATGTACGGCGACGGCACGGCGGATTCTTCCCTCCTCGGGATGCTCTCGCCCGGCACAAACGACGATCACAGCCTCCTGGGCCGCATTGTGGCGGCCTTCGAGAGCTTCGGTCTCCAGGTCCTCCCCTACGCGGGGTTTGTAGGTGAGAGCCTGGCGGCGGAAGGATTTCTCGCGGGCCGGGAACCCTCTGACAATGAACGGGAGGATGTGAGCTGCGGAAAGCGGATTCTTTCCGTCACCCTTCCCCTCTCCTTCGGCCAGTCTGTGGTGGTGGCCCGGGGCGCCGTGGTCGCCGTGGAAGCCATGGAAGGCACCGACGAAATGATCCGCCGGGCGGGGAAACTGCTTTCAGGAGCGCCGGGCGTTGTGGTAAAGATGATGCGCCCCGACCAGGACATCCGGTTCGATCTCCCCACGGTGGGGACGGGAACCCTCCGGGCCATGTCGGCTGCGGGGCTGACTTGCCTCGCCGTGGAGGCGGGACGGGCCATCATCCTGGACCGGCCCGGGTTCGCCTCCCTCGCGGAGAGTCTCTCCATCGCCGTGGAGGGCATTACCCCGTGA
- the fabZ gene encoding 3-hydroxyacyl-ACP dehydratase FabZ encodes MFDIQKIMKCLPHRYPFLLVDRVLEIDEQHAVGIKNVTINEPFFQGHFPSEPVMPGVLVLEAMGQVAAMMISTLPGSENLITFLTGVEKAKFRKPVKPGDQLVTTAEMIKRRGKMGKVRTVGRIDGAVAAEAEFSFVAAETLDAPAGKEETEKA; translated from the coding sequence ATGTTTGACATCCAGAAAATCATGAAGTGTCTTCCCCACAGGTACCCTTTTCTTCTCGTGGACAGGGTGCTTGAAATTGACGAGCAGCACGCCGTGGGCATCAAAAACGTCACCATTAACGAGCCCTTCTTCCAGGGGCATTTCCCCTCCGAGCCGGTCATGCCCGGTGTCCTCGTCCTTGAGGCCATGGGACAGGTGGCGGCCATGATGATATCCACCCTGCCCGGAAGCGAAAACCTCATCACTTTCCTCACCGGGGTGGAGAAGGCAAAGTTCAGGAAGCCGGTGAAACCGGGCGACCAGCTCGTCACCACCGCGGAGATGATAAAACGCAGGGGGAAGATGGGCAAGGTCCGTACCGTGGGCCGCATCGACGGGGCCGTGGCCGCCGAAGCGGAGTTCAGCTTCGTGGCCGCTGAAACCCTGGACGCTCCTGCCGGGAAGGAGGAGACCGAAAAAGCATGA
- a CDS encoding sigma-70 family RNA polymerase sigma factor translates to MPDREQDVNTGELHVFPGKQEVESRVLPGRRESRGQSGNERSLSPEREEELWRRLSALGDEDARDEIIIAYRPLVFWLARKFRVRPSSYQDLIQEGMVALIRAVDKFEPERHLRFTTYAFYRIKGQMVNFLQRSELKAPIPVDDDYLMPEDSFAPDSFETLIAVSEEMHRLPAREEDVVQALLVEGRDAKDVARKRGIDISHVYRLKRNGVAKLRKRLSPEGDTTNRA, encoded by the coding sequence ATGCCCGACCGGGAGCAGGATGTGAATACCGGGGAACTCCATGTCTTCCCTGGAAAACAGGAGGTAGAAAGTCGTGTCCTTCCGGGACGAAGGGAGTCCCGGGGTCAGTCCGGCAATGAAAGAAGCCTTTCCCCCGAAAGGGAAGAAGAATTGTGGCGAAGGCTCTCCGCCTTGGGCGACGAGGATGCCAGGGACGAGATCATCATAGCCTACAGACCCCTTGTCTTCTGGCTGGCCCGGAAATTCCGCGTTCGGCCGTCCTCCTACCAGGATCTCATCCAGGAGGGAATGGTGGCGCTGATCCGCGCTGTGGACAAGTTCGAGCCCGAGCGCCATCTCCGGTTCACCACCTACGCCTTCTACCGGATCAAGGGACAGATGGTGAATTTTCTCCAGAGGAGCGAGCTCAAGGCCCCCATTCCTGTGGACGACGACTATCTCATGCCTGAGGATTCCTTCGCCCCGGATTCCTTCGAAACCCTCATCGCCGTTTCAGAGGAAATGCACCGTCTTCCCGCCAGGGAGGAAGACGTGGTGCAGGCGCTCCTCGTGGAAGGCCGGGACGCGAAGGATGTCGCCAGGAAGCGGGGCATCGACATCAGCCATGTCTATCGGCTCAAGCGGAACGGGGTGGCGAAGCTGCGCAAGCGGCTCAGCCCGGAGGGAGACACCACAAACAGGGCCTGA
- the lpxA gene encoding acyl-ACP--UDP-N-acetylglucosamine O-acyltransferase: MISIHPTALVSPGAELGPDVTIGPYCIVKDHVKIGSGTVLSSFVTLLDFVEIGDNCRIAQNAVLGGEPQDHGFKGEESWVRIGRDVIIRENVTIHRSTGEGTVTAVGDGCFIMEGVHLGHNVVIGKNVTMANKVGMAGFSSAGDGAVLGGMAGVHQFVRVGKLCMIGGLSKIVKDIPPFLMADGHPAGIFSLNKVGMRRAGYDGPARAAVKSFYDRLFHSGLPFRKSLEQLAASEEGMSDTAREIIDFCAGSKRGVSLWRRRHSVREDRHDDQAPGA; this comes from the coding sequence ATGATCTCAATCCATCCCACGGCTCTCGTTTCCCCGGGGGCCGAACTCGGACCGGACGTGACGATCGGCCCGTACTGCATCGTCAAGGACCATGTGAAAATCGGGAGCGGCACGGTGCTCTCCTCATTCGTCACCCTCCTCGACTTCGTGGAGATCGGCGACAACTGCCGCATCGCCCAGAACGCCGTTCTCGGCGGCGAACCCCAGGATCACGGCTTCAAGGGAGAGGAATCCTGGGTCAGAATAGGCCGGGATGTCATCATCCGGGAAAACGTCACCATCCACAGGTCCACCGGTGAAGGCACTGTTACCGCTGTAGGCGACGGCTGCTTCATCATGGAGGGCGTCCATCTCGGACACAACGTGGTCATCGGGAAGAACGTCACCATGGCCAACAAGGTCGGCATGGCGGGGTTCTCCTCAGCGGGCGACGGGGCGGTTCTGGGCGGCATGGCCGGAGTCCACCAGTTCGTCCGGGTGGGGAAGCTGTGCATGATCGGCGGCCTGTCCAAGATCGTGAAGGATATCCCCCCCTTTCTCATGGCGGACGGACATCCAGCGGGCATTTTCAGCCTCAACAAGGTGGGGATGCGCCGGGCGGGGTATGACGGTCCGGCGAGGGCGGCGGTAAAATCCTTCTACGACAGACTGTTCCACAGCGGCCTTCCTTTTCGCAAATCTCTGGAACAACTGGCCGCGTCGGAGGAAGGCATGAGCGATACCGCCCGTGAGATAATCGATTTCTGCGCAGGGTCGAAACGGGGAGTTTCCCTGTGGCGCCGGCGTCACAGTGTGAGAGAGGACCGCCATGACGATCAGGCTCCTGGCGCTTGA
- a CDS encoding histidine phosphatase family protein, which yields MPRKRILLVRHGKTEWNGFSRFQGKSDVPLDDEGKCQAELLAARLAGWEPAAVFSSTLSRARETAEVLVSRNPGVSPLLRENLAESGFGTWEGRSIHEIESADPESFRRWMDSPFENPPPGGESFASVEFRVRSALDEILSTDGERIVVVSHGGILRAMLVLLLDLPLRTVWRMKIANCSLTGIDVGKRGASLAFLNDDLHTRMSGEGTEIPLLPV from the coding sequence GTGCCCAGAAAAAGAATTCTCCTCGTGCGCCATGGAAAGACGGAATGGAACGGGTTCTCCCGTTTCCAGGGAAAAAGCGACGTCCCCCTCGATGACGAAGGAAAATGCCAGGCAGAGCTGCTGGCGGCAAGACTGGCGGGCTGGGAACCTGCCGCCGTATTTTCGAGTACCCTGTCGAGGGCCCGGGAGACGGCGGAAGTTCTCGTGTCCCGCAATCCCGGAGTTTCTCCCCTTCTCCGGGAGAACCTGGCCGAGAGTGGCTTCGGAACCTGGGAAGGCCGTTCGATCCACGAGATAGAGTCCGCCGACCCCGAGTCCTTCCGCCGGTGGATGGACTCTCCCTTCGAAAATCCCCCTCCAGGAGGCGAATCCTTTGCTTCCGTGGAATTCCGGGTGAGGTCGGCTCTGGACGAAATCCTGTCAACTGATGGGGAAAGGATAGTGGTCGTGAGCCACGGAGGAATCCTCCGGGCCATGCTGGTCCTTCTGCTGGACCTCCCTCTTCGGACGGTCTGGAGAATGAAAATCGCCAACTGCTCGCTCACGGGCATCGACGTGGGAAAGAGAGGTGCTTCCCTCGCCTTTCTGAACGACGACCTGCACACGAGGATGTCCGGGGAGGGGACGGAAATACCGCTTCTTCCCGTTTAG
- a CDS encoding lipid-A-disaccharide synthase — translation MTQGGRGIFFSCGEVSGDGYAAAVLDALRRRGFTGSLFGMGGPLAAGAGTEIVSDSRALHLMGVADVLPAIPRLLRLKKSLVDLVISRRPGAVLLIDSPDFHLPLAASLRRSGWRGPIVYAVPPTVWAWRSGRVKNLRRDTDLCLPLFRFEHEYLLRAGVNSAWIGHPLVDEFSGPLPKESDPKRIALLPGSRRSEVFRLLPPLVECASFLKDRGYRPVFSIAPGMPEDIRKRLRDELKGHETWEGPGRELLASSAAAAGASGTVAVEAMMLGKFMAVLYRGGFLSWLAWKALVKTPRISIPNLLAGEELYPEFIQGRATGRNAFSALMGFLEDERVAEQVRAGLSSARSAMGLPGAVDFWAERLEALFSAQAGIPGKGVGA, via the coding sequence GTGACGCAGGGCGGGAGGGGCATCTTTTTCAGCTGCGGCGAGGTCTCCGGAGACGGGTACGCCGCCGCCGTGCTGGACGCCTTGCGGAGGAGGGGATTTACGGGGTCCCTCTTCGGCATGGGCGGCCCCCTCGCTGCCGGTGCTGGAACGGAGATTGTCTCCGACTCCAGGGCCCTTCATCTCATGGGCGTCGCGGACGTCCTTCCCGCCATTCCCCGTCTTCTGCGGCTGAAGAAAAGCCTCGTCGACCTTGTGATCTCCCGTCGGCCCGGAGCCGTGCTCCTCATCGACAGCCCGGACTTTCACCTTCCCCTCGCCGCCTCGCTCCGCAGGAGCGGATGGCGGGGACCCATCGTCTACGCCGTGCCTCCCACGGTGTGGGCCTGGCGTTCCGGGAGGGTGAAGAACCTCCGCAGGGACACGGACCTCTGCCTTCCCCTGTTCCGGTTCGAGCACGAGTATCTTCTCCGGGCCGGGGTCAATTCGGCATGGATAGGGCACCCCCTCGTGGATGAATTTTCAGGGCCCCTCCCGAAGGAATCCGACCCGAAGCGGATCGCTCTCCTCCCGGGGAGCAGGCGGTCCGAAGTTTTCCGACTCCTGCCGCCCCTGGTGGAATGCGCTTCTTTTTTGAAGGACAGGGGGTACCGTCCGGTGTTCTCCATCGCTCCGGGAATGCCCGAAGATATCAGAAAGCGCCTGCGGGACGAACTGAAGGGCCATGAAACCTGGGAAGGCCCCGGGCGGGAACTCCTGGCGTCGAGCGCTGCCGCGGCGGGGGCGAGCGGCACCGTCGCGGTGGAGGCCATGATGCTCGGCAAATTCATGGCCGTTCTCTACAGGGGAGGCTTTCTCTCCTGGCTCGCCTGGAAGGCCCTGGTGAAGACGCCCCGCATTTCCATCCCCAACCTCCTTGCCGGAGAGGAACTGTACCCGGAGTTCATTCAGGGCAGGGCCACGGGCAGGAATGCCTTCTCGGCTCTCATGGGCTTCCTGGAGGACGAGCGGGTCGCGGAACAAGTCCGGGCGGGCCTCTCGTCGGCCCGAAGCGCCATGGGGCTCCCCGGGGCCGTGGATTTCTGGGCGGAGCGCCTTGAAGCCCTATTTTCGGCTCAAGCAGGAATCCCAGGGAAAGGCGTGGGCGCATGA
- the lpxD gene encoding UDP-3-O-(3-hydroxymyristoyl)glucosamine N-acyltransferase, producing MNSERKQLGEIARILRGTVVGDPAAEVNRPASPSGALAGDICAVWDVRDLEKIKAGVHLVASPDAFASRPGLSGISVNDPRAAFPALLSLFAPVRKGGGIHPSAVVSHLATVSPDAWIGPLCVVEDGAVIGEGVRLRANVFVGEECVLGSGTVVEPGAVLLEKVRTGKNCLIHGGAVLGCDGFGIVPAEEGNGPVKIPQLGGVVLGDEVEIGACTTVDRGTLDDTIVGSFTKVDDHAHIAHNVVIGKNCIMVAMTGIAGSAVLEDNVIMAARSGVNDHTRIGRGATVAANAGAVKDVPPGKVVSGFPARDHWENFRVQAAQQRLPELLLRVRKLEQAVFSQEECRPGKKRNGDGQ from the coding sequence ATGAACAGTGAAAGAAAACAACTGGGTGAAATTGCCCGGATACTCAGAGGAACGGTCGTCGGCGACCCCGCTGCTGAAGTAAACCGGCCGGCCTCGCCGAGCGGAGCTCTCGCCGGGGATATCTGCGCTGTGTGGGATGTCCGGGACCTGGAAAAAATCAAGGCCGGGGTTCACCTCGTTGCTTCCCCTGATGCCTTTGCCTCCCGGCCCGGACTGTCCGGAATTTCGGTGAACGACCCTCGGGCAGCCTTTCCGGCCCTACTTTCCCTTTTCGCGCCCGTCAGAAAGGGCGGGGGAATCCATCCGTCTGCGGTGGTTTCTCATCTGGCCACCGTCTCTCCCGACGCATGGATCGGGCCTCTCTGCGTGGTGGAAGACGGCGCCGTGATCGGGGAAGGAGTCCGGCTCAGGGCCAATGTCTTCGTGGGCGAGGAATGTGTCCTCGGTTCGGGAACGGTGGTCGAACCCGGAGCGGTCCTCCTCGAAAAAGTCCGTACCGGAAAGAATTGCCTCATCCACGGGGGTGCGGTCCTGGGGTGCGACGGTTTCGGTATTGTCCCAGCGGAGGAGGGGAACGGCCCCGTCAAAATTCCCCAACTCGGCGGCGTGGTTCTCGGCGACGAGGTGGAGATCGGAGCCTGCACCACCGTGGACCGGGGAACCCTGGACGACACGATCGTGGGCAGTTTCACCAAAGTGGATGACCATGCCCATATCGCCCACAATGTGGTTATCGGAAAAAACTGCATTATGGTGGCCATGACGGGCATCGCCGGAAGCGCCGTCCTCGAGGACAACGTCATCATGGCGGCCAGAAGCGGTGTGAATGACCATACGCGGATCGGCAGGGGGGCTACCGTGGCCGCAAACGCCGGTGCCGTCAAGGATGTGCCTCCCGGAAAGGTGGTGTCCGGGTTCCCTGCCAGGGACCACTGGGAGAACTTCCGGGTCCAGGCGGCCCAGCAGCGTCTGCCGGAGTTGCTCCTCCGGGTCCGGAAGCTCGAGCAGGCGGTGTTTTCTCAGGAGGAATGCCGCCCGGGAAAAAAACGGAACGGAGACGGGCAGTAA
- a CDS encoding outer membrane protein assembly factor gives MNVDLKKPWRVLVFLFAVLMLPNAAGFAAEPLVSSLAVEGNNHVVAEHILGVVATRVGEPLSREQLQSDVEAIYNLGFFSFVDINLQNIAGGVGVTYIVKENPVVEQITFSGNNIYKDEELMKVVFTMPGTVFNRVFFRNDLDRIQEKYHKDGYVMVKIADVVVEGGLIDVKIVEPKVGNIIIQGNKKTKTKVIAREIKLKKGDPFNATILRHSLNKLQNKGFFEDVNVGFEPGDDPEHETDIIVTVVEQKTGSIGISMGHGTSSGWSGGITYTDTNWRGLGHIAETGFELGDNEQYWISYTEPYMDADTYGWKVGIYKRKWEDKYYYYDNVKRLEYNDDVQGIYFGAGKKFRRDDRFSWYLTFDWRDADFTNVQPVLPEYKDYEKNLLKGRVFSLTGTLTRNNSDPYLSYPKGDIIDLNVEHALEALGGDYGYTKYWLQARYYTPFKGLGDLIDTQFGSEDNPAIFAARMRIGFSSGLMPTSSLYSLGGSNTIRGYDSGTFEGTEMFLGNAELRIPVDKAFGVVVFYDTGNAWTDEENRPYGSSAESGSFSLSDLHSSWGFGVRVKTPLGNVRVDYATGDYESQTHFGFGDMF, from the coding sequence GTGAATGTAGATCTTAAAAAACCGTGGCGGGTCCTGGTGTTCCTCTTTGCGGTGCTCATGTTGCCGAATGCAGCCGGCTTTGCCGCCGAACCCCTTGTTTCTTCCCTCGCCGTGGAGGGAAACAACCACGTGGTGGCGGAGCATATTCTCGGGGTCGTGGCTACCCGGGTCGGGGAACCCCTCAGCAGAGAGCAGCTTCAGTCGGACGTGGAGGCCATTTACAATCTCGGTTTTTTCTCTTTCGTGGACATCAACCTTCAGAACATAGCCGGAGGAGTCGGTGTAACCTATATCGTGAAGGAGAACCCGGTGGTCGAACAGATCACCTTTTCCGGCAACAACATCTATAAGGACGAGGAGCTCATGAAGGTCGTCTTCACCATGCCCGGCACGGTGTTCAACAGAGTCTTCTTCCGGAACGACCTTGACCGGATCCAGGAAAAATACCACAAGGACGGCTACGTCATGGTCAAGATCGCCGACGTTGTTGTGGAAGGCGGCCTTATCGACGTGAAGATTGTGGAGCCGAAAGTAGGCAACATCATAATCCAGGGGAACAAAAAGACGAAGACCAAGGTCATTGCCCGGGAGATCAAGCTGAAGAAGGGCGATCCGTTCAACGCGACCATACTGCGCCATTCTTTGAATAAACTCCAAAACAAGGGGTTTTTCGAGGATGTCAATGTGGGTTTCGAACCGGGAGATGATCCGGAACATGAAACGGATATCATTGTCACCGTCGTGGAGCAGAAGACAGGAAGCATTGGAATTTCGATGGGCCACGGTACTTCCAGCGGCTGGTCCGGAGGCATAACCTACACCGATACCAACTGGCGGGGACTGGGGCATATAGCTGAAACGGGTTTTGAGCTCGGAGACAATGAACAGTACTGGATATCCTACACGGAACCTTATATGGATGCTGATACCTATGGCTGGAAGGTCGGGATTTACAAACGGAAATGGGAAGACAAGTATTACTATTACGATAACGTAAAACGACTGGAATACAATGATGATGTCCAGGGGATCTATTTCGGCGCGGGAAAAAAATTCAGGAGGGACGACCGGTTCAGCTGGTATCTGACGTTTGACTGGCGGGACGCTGATTTCACGAATGTTCAACCGGTTCTTCCGGAATACAAGGACTACGAAAAGAACCTTTTAAAGGGCAGGGTTTTTTCCCTCACCGGGACGCTTACAAGAAACAATTCCGATCCATACCTTAGTTACCCCAAGGGCGACATTATCGATCTCAACGTCGAGCATGCCCTGGAGGCCCTCGGGGGAGATTATGGCTATACGAAGTACTGGCTGCAGGCCAGGTATTATACCCCCTTCAAGGGGTTGGGGGACCTTATTGACACCCAGTTCGGTTCAGAAGACAACCCGGCTATTTTTGCGGCAAGGATGCGGATAGGCTTCTCATCCGGACTCATGCCCACGTCTTCTCTGTATTCCCTGGGGGGCTCCAATACAATCCGAGGGTACGACAGCGGCACTTTTGAAGGAACCGAGATGTTCCTTGGCAATGCTGAATTGCGCATACCGGTCGATAAAGCTTTCGGTGTGGTGGTATTTTATGATACGGGAAATGCCTGGACCGACGAGGAAAACAGACCCTACGGATCTTCCGCCGAGAGCGGGAGCTTCAGCCTCTCCGATCTGCACAGTTCATGGGGATTCGGCGTTCGGGTCAAGACTCCTTTGGGCAACGTTCGAGTCGACTACGCCACTGGGGACTATGAATCCCAAACCCATTTCGGCTTCGGGGATATGTTCTAG